A single window of Archangium gephyra DNA harbors:
- a CDS encoding C40 family peptidase: MLPSFPMRSFLLLATCAALSTGCGQGLEEQSPAPTAENVPYVWDEFGELNSELTGTRAEVVDFARTWIGTPYVRGGCNREGIDCSCFTKRVFGHFDKFLPDDPELQWNYGTRVDKADLRKGDLVFFKEGGANYITHVGIYAGNGDILHASTYWGKVVEKPMQYVDGYFGARSLF; this comes from the coding sequence ATGCTGCCTTCCTTCCCGATGCGGTCCTTCCTCCTGCTGGCCACCTGCGCCGCGCTCTCCACGGGCTGCGGACAGGGCCTCGAGGAGCAGAGCCCCGCGCCCACCGCGGAGAACGTCCCCTACGTGTGGGACGAGTTCGGTGAGCTGAACTCGGAGCTGACGGGTACCCGCGCCGAGGTCGTCGACTTCGCCCGGACGTGGATCGGCACGCCGTATGTGCGCGGCGGCTGCAACCGCGAGGGCATCGACTGCTCGTGCTTCACCAAGCGGGTGTTCGGCCACTTCGACAAGTTCCTGCCGGATGACCCGGAGCTGCAGTGGAACTACGGCACGCGCGTGGACAAGGCGGATCTGCGCAAGGGTGACCTGGTGTTCTTCAAGGAGGGGGGCGCCAACTACATCACCCACGTCGGCATCTACGCGGGCAACGGCGACATCCTCCACGCCTCCACCTACTGGGGGAAGGTGGTGGAGAAGCCCATGCAGTACGTCGACGGCTACTTCGGCGCGCGCTCGCTCTTCTAG
- a CDS encoding M23 family metallopeptidase, whose amino-acid sequence MKTRMMLWASATLLAACGEGTAVDPASQTLVRDEVIGVSLPLPAQWSVRRDEVLFDTHGVFLNAPTSDEGVAQTGHERDAVARIALAYKARPDQLEELVRTKLAEYQEFHPTRTEVTLADGRTGIAITGLPGTQPYSIVYTVDGERVYEIGLWSDEPGLDERAKQVLGGLRFQAPTKTVQSLGLKTARESTYAELSAEREQAAADRKALVMKAILAGDLPQQQKFEDPPVRAMSCGFTAPSTLYWQLQWDWTNKFYSGAHYDMKANPGWSAMSGNGGSWWGTGYHTRFCETNYANQHYANDWPAQVGANAYAAFGGTVEWTGWGTDGFATLGRYVVVRNNGYRSLTAHLSSIASGMAWGTEIDGYYKVIGEAGSSGGDWAPHLHARVSYGESKTANGQPYGGETVKPLRLRCFNCNNPDVSVASGGGYYNDFFHGRWMMY is encoded by the coding sequence ATGAAGACCCGGATGATGCTGTGGGCCAGCGCCACCCTGCTGGCCGCGTGTGGAGAAGGTACGGCTGTGGACCCCGCTTCCCAGACGCTGGTGCGGGATGAAGTGATTGGCGTGTCCCTCCCCCTGCCGGCGCAGTGGAGCGTGAGGCGGGACGAGGTGCTGTTCGACACCCACGGTGTCTTCTTGAATGCCCCGACGAGCGACGAGGGCGTCGCGCAGACGGGACACGAGCGGGACGCGGTGGCGCGCATCGCGCTGGCGTACAAGGCCCGGCCGGACCAGCTCGAGGAGCTGGTGCGCACCAAGCTGGCGGAGTACCAGGAGTTCCACCCCACCCGCACGGAAGTGACCCTGGCCGATGGCCGCACGGGCATCGCCATCACCGGCCTGCCGGGCACGCAGCCCTACTCCATCGTCTACACCGTTGATGGCGAGCGCGTGTATGAGATTGGACTCTGGTCGGACGAGCCGGGGCTGGATGAGCGCGCGAAGCAGGTGCTCGGCGGCCTCCGCTTCCAGGCCCCGACGAAGACGGTGCAGTCGCTGGGCCTGAAGACCGCGCGGGAGTCCACCTATGCCGAGCTCTCGGCCGAGCGCGAGCAGGCGGCCGCCGATCGCAAGGCGCTGGTCATGAAGGCGATCCTCGCGGGAGATCTCCCCCAGCAGCAGAAGTTCGAGGATCCGCCCGTGCGTGCGATGTCGTGTGGCTTCACGGCGCCCTCCACCCTGTACTGGCAGCTGCAGTGGGATTGGACGAACAAGTTCTACAGCGGCGCCCATTACGACATGAAGGCCAACCCGGGCTGGAGCGCCATGAGTGGCAATGGCGGCAGCTGGTGGGGCACGGGCTACCACACGCGCTTCTGCGAGACGAACTACGCCAACCAGCACTACGCCAACGACTGGCCGGCGCAGGTCGGGGCCAACGCCTATGCGGCCTTCGGAGGCACGGTCGAGTGGACGGGCTGGGGCACGGATGGCTTCGCGACCCTGGGCCGGTACGTGGTGGTGCGCAACAATGGCTACCGCAGCCTGACCGCGCACTTGAGCAGCATCGCCAGCGGCATGGCCTGGGGGACCGAGATCGACGGGTACTACAAGGTCATCGGCGAGGCCGGGAGCTCGGGCGGTGACTGGGCGCCCCACCTGCACGCCCGCGTCAGCTATGGCGAGTCGAAGACAGCCAATGGCCAGCCCTACGGCGGTGAGACGGTCAAGCCGCTGCGCCTGCGCTGCTTCAACTGCAACAACCCGGATGTGTCGGTGGCCTCGGGTGGTGGCTACTACAACGATTTCTTCCACGGCCGCTGGATGATGTACTGA
- a CDS encoding matrixin family metalloprotease: MSTLRPGDSLRYRQVGVLIPPAGEGVHVEAVLADGSTVELQVKTAGDGRVALVRHPEPVKALESTGPTALSACTEGDYTLLGWQWTQDYHWYFNADTTPGELTIAEAEQAIREATGNITNGRNDCGLTDAINASHQYEGRTNTSANLSATGGCTARDGKNVTGFGDLPSGALAVTCTWSDSSGRAVESDARINKVEHTWTTSAESASCSNRFGLEAVMTHERGHTFGLGHVAAGSPLTMRPGIAPCDGSAATLGLGDVRGLRQRY, from the coding sequence ATGAGCACCCTTCGCCCGGGAGACTCGCTGCGCTATCGCCAGGTGGGCGTCCTCATCCCCCCCGCGGGAGAAGGGGTCCATGTGGAAGCCGTGCTCGCGGACGGCAGCACGGTGGAGCTCCAGGTGAAGACGGCCGGGGATGGACGCGTCGCGCTCGTCCGGCACCCCGAGCCCGTCAAGGCCCTCGAGTCCACTGGCCCCACCGCCCTGAGCGCGTGCACCGAGGGGGACTACACCCTGCTCGGCTGGCAGTGGACGCAGGACTACCATTGGTACTTCAACGCCGACACGACGCCGGGCGAGCTCACCATCGCCGAGGCCGAGCAGGCCATCCGTGAAGCGACGGGCAACATCACCAACGGCCGCAACGACTGCGGCTTGACGGATGCCATCAACGCCAGCCATCAGTACGAAGGCCGGACGAACACCAGTGCCAATCTCAGCGCCACGGGAGGGTGCACCGCCCGGGACGGCAAGAACGTAACGGGCTTCGGGGACCTGCCCTCGGGCGCCCTCGCGGTGACGTGCACCTGGTCCGACAGCTCGGGGCGCGCGGTGGAGAGTGACGCGCGCATCAACAAGGTCGAGCACACCTGGACGACGAGCGCCGAGAGCGCGAGCTGCTCCAACCGCTTCGGCCTGGAGGCGGTGATGACGCACGAGCGCGGCCACACCTTCGGCCTGGGCCACGTGGCCGCGGGCAGCCCGCTCACCATGCGCCCCGGCATCGCCCCCTGTGACGGTTCCGCCGCCACGCTGGGCCTGGGCGACGTGCGTGGGCTGCGGCAGCGGTACTGA
- a CDS encoding CARDB domain-containing protein, with translation MRQPDAWRAATRCLVMGLWVLAGCGQEDLPADTAPLRSSTAALEESGPDLIVTEVRGPASVSIGHDFTATVKVCNQGTATSSNWPRVELFLSMDASLTLPDPNAPPDSPVDQVSLGFTDLYLSLQPGQCERLSLSVNASLPPAAQDEGAYYLAAAIDTTQAEQESREDNNILVGGLMGVGSRPDLVVTGVSAPPSTRNGDAFFAAVTVCNQGTASTSAGSSYPYNGSRVELFLSTDAELTPPEPGSPSPSTPTDQVSIGYAALETLQPGQCVKKAVPATTTLPPAAQADGAYYLVAAVDTTHLEQELREDNNVHVSGLLGVGNRPDLVVTEVRGPANVRPWQGFTASVKVCNQGTASTSGSTQARVDLFLLADATLSMPVPGEPMDPMPIESVELEQPLSPGQCVTKSLRASAAPPSGGSGDGAYYLAAAVDTDQVEQELREDNNVRVGGLMGVGQGPDLVVTEVKAPSNVWLGQDFIAAVKVCNQGTSATNSYYPRARLELYLSMDTELSLPDPYMPSGTPTDQHLIAELELDTLYEGQCVTKNVPAHAWTPQAAQGEGAYYLAAAIDTNQVEQELREDNNVLVGDLMGVGHRADLVVTGLSAPPSAWHGQPFEASVRVCNQGTDSTQGSSYGRPRVELFLSTEADPILPSPGMPVDDPREIGFVELEQALEPGQCVTERVLASAHPPPTMLNYGAYYLVAAVDTEHDVEELREDNNVFLGGRMGVGYRSDLVVTELSGPASLRPHRDFLATAKVCNQGTSSSSGSARLGLILSMDAELTPPGPSSPDMLEDQVTIGHVDLYQSLQPGQCVTKRVPGYAMPPPAAQGYDGAYYLAAAIDTEHDDVELREDNNVFVGGLVGVGDRPDLVVTELRGPASLSPGQDFLASVKVCNQGTTSANGGYSSMRLELFLSMDSELTPPGPSMPSSGMPEDQISIGHVELDTLYEGQCVTKSVEAFAALPPAAPGDGAYYLAAAVDSTRAALELREDNNVFVSGLVGVGHLSDFVVTELSVPANLRYSQDFTASVKVCNQGTTTPSGGSHPSYGTPRVELFLSMDTELTLPGPYSPYPSGSNDDQRSIGWVDLDQPMYPGQCVTQSIQASAWLPQAARGEGTYYLAAAVDTNQAAPELREDNNVRVSGPVGVGDRPDLVVTGVSAPANLEPGQDFTASVEVCNQGTSATSSSSRLDLFLSMDTELTLPDPAFPSPGTPMDQATAGFVELNPPLAPGQCVTKSVPATATRPPDAQGDGAFHLIAAIDTTRTEQELREDNNLHVGGLVGVGNRPDLVVTGVDAPANLEPGQSFTALVEVCNQGTAPIDGGSYFGPRVELFLSMDTELTLRDPFMPSPGTPMDQASLGYVELNQSLYPGQCVTESVEAFASLPPAAEGDGVYYLVAAVDSYQHQQELREDNNVHVGGLIHVGALPAP, from the coding sequence ATGAGACAGCCAGACGCATGGAGGGCAGCCACACGCTGCCTGGTGATGGGATTGTGGGTGCTGGCGGGTTGTGGCCAGGAGGACCTGCCCGCGGACACAGCGCCCTTACGGAGCAGCACGGCGGCGCTGGAGGAGTCCGGACCGGATCTGATCGTCACGGAGGTGCGGGGCCCGGCCAGTGTGAGTATCGGACACGACTTCACGGCCACCGTGAAGGTGTGCAACCAGGGCACCGCCACGAGCTCCAACTGGCCGCGGGTGGAGCTGTTCCTGTCCATGGATGCCTCGTTGACGCTCCCGGACCCGAACGCCCCACCGGACTCGCCGGTGGACCAGGTGTCGCTCGGGTTCACGGACCTGTACCTGTCCCTGCAGCCCGGGCAGTGCGAGCGCCTGAGCCTGTCCGTCAACGCTTCCCTGCCACCCGCGGCGCAGGACGAGGGTGCGTACTACCTGGCGGCCGCCATCGACACGACCCAGGCCGAGCAGGAGTCGCGCGAGGACAACAACATCCTCGTGGGCGGCTTGATGGGTGTGGGCTCCCGGCCGGACCTCGTGGTGACCGGGGTGAGCGCGCCGCCCAGCACGAGGAATGGAGACGCCTTCTTCGCCGCCGTGACGGTGTGCAACCAGGGCACGGCCTCCACCTCGGCGGGCTCCTCCTATCCTTACAACGGCTCCCGGGTGGAGCTGTTCCTGTCCACGGATGCCGAGCTGACGCCGCCAGAGCCGGGCAGCCCGTCTCCGAGCACCCCCACGGACCAGGTGTCCATCGGGTATGCGGCGCTGGAGACGCTCCAACCGGGGCAGTGTGTGAAGAAGGCCGTGCCCGCCACCACCACCCTGCCGCCCGCTGCGCAGGCAGACGGTGCGTACTACCTGGTGGCCGCCGTCGACACGACGCACCTGGAGCAGGAGCTGCGGGAGGACAACAACGTCCACGTGAGCGGCCTGTTGGGCGTGGGCAATCGGCCAGACCTCGTGGTGACCGAGGTGCGGGGCCCGGCCAACGTCAGGCCCTGGCAGGGCTTCACGGCCTCGGTGAAGGTGTGCAACCAGGGCACGGCCTCCACCAGTGGCTCCACTCAAGCGCGGGTGGATCTGTTCCTGTTGGCGGACGCGACGCTCTCGATGCCGGTCCCCGGTGAACCCATGGATCCGATGCCCATCGAATCCGTGGAGCTGGAACAGCCCCTGTCCCCCGGGCAGTGCGTGACGAAGAGCCTTCGCGCTTCCGCCGCCCCGCCATCCGGTGGCTCGGGTGATGGCGCGTACTACCTGGCGGCCGCCGTCGACACGGACCAGGTCGAGCAGGAATTGCGTGAGGACAACAACGTCCGCGTGGGCGGCTTGATGGGCGTGGGCCAGGGGCCGGATCTCGTGGTGACCGAGGTGAAGGCCCCCTCCAATGTCTGGCTGGGCCAGGACTTCATCGCCGCGGTGAAGGTGTGCAACCAGGGCACCTCCGCGACCAACAGCTACTACCCCCGCGCACGCCTCGAGCTGTACCTGTCCATGGACACCGAGCTGTCGCTGCCGGACCCCTACATGCCCTCGGGCACGCCCACGGACCAGCACCTCATCGCGGAACTGGAGCTGGACACGCTGTACGAGGGCCAGTGCGTGACGAAGAACGTGCCCGCCCACGCCTGGACGCCGCAAGCAGCGCAGGGCGAGGGTGCGTACTACCTGGCGGCCGCCATCGACACGAACCAGGTCGAGCAGGAGCTGCGCGAGGACAACAACGTCCTCGTGGGCGATCTGATGGGCGTGGGCCACCGAGCCGACCTCGTGGTGACCGGGCTGAGCGCGCCGCCCAGCGCGTGGCACGGCCAGCCCTTCGAGGCCTCGGTGCGGGTGTGCAACCAGGGCACCGACTCCACCCAGGGCTCCTCCTACGGCAGGCCGCGAGTGGAGCTGTTCCTGTCCACGGAGGCCGATCCGATCCTGCCCTCCCCGGGCATGCCGGTGGATGACCCACGGGAGATCGGATTCGTGGAGCTGGAGCAGGCCCTGGAGCCGGGGCAGTGCGTGACGGAGCGCGTGCTCGCCTCCGCGCACCCGCCCCCCACGATGCTGAATTACGGGGCGTACTACCTGGTGGCCGCCGTCGACACGGAGCACGACGTGGAGGAGTTGCGCGAGGACAACAACGTCTTCCTGGGTGGGCGGATGGGCGTGGGTTACCGCTCGGACCTCGTGGTGACCGAGCTGAGTGGCCCGGCCAGTCTGCGGCCCCACCGTGACTTCCTGGCCACGGCGAAGGTGTGCAACCAGGGCACCAGCTCCTCCAGCGGCTCCGCACGGCTCGGGCTCATCCTGTCGATGGATGCCGAGCTGACGCCGCCGGGCCCCTCCTCTCCGGACATGCTGGAGGACCAGGTCACTATCGGACACGTGGACCTGTACCAGTCCCTGCAGCCGGGGCAGTGCGTGACGAAGCGCGTGCCCGGCTACGCCATGCCGCCGCCCGCGGCGCAAGGGTATGACGGCGCGTACTACCTCGCGGCCGCCATCGACACGGAGCATGACGACGTCGAGCTCCGGGAGGACAACAACGTCTTCGTGGGCGGCCTGGTGGGCGTGGGCGACCGGCCGGACCTCGTGGTGACCGAGCTGCGCGGCCCGGCGAGCCTGTCCCCCGGCCAGGACTTCCTCGCCTCGGTGAAGGTGTGCAACCAGGGCACCACCTCCGCCAACGGCGGCTACTCCAGCATGCGCCTCGAGCTGTTCCTGTCCATGGACAGCGAGCTGACGCCGCCGGGCCCGTCCATGCCCTCTTCGGGTATGCCGGAGGACCAGATCTCCATCGGCCATGTGGAGCTGGACACGCTGTATGAGGGCCAGTGCGTGACGAAGAGCGTGGAGGCCTTCGCCGCCCTGCCGCCCGCGGCACCGGGAGACGGCGCGTACTACCTGGCCGCCGCCGTCGACTCGACCCGCGCCGCGCTGGAGCTGCGGGAGGACAACAACGTGTTCGTGAGCGGTCTGGTGGGCGTGGGCCACCTCTCCGACTTCGTGGTGACCGAGCTGAGCGTGCCGGCCAACCTGCGCTACAGCCAGGACTTCACGGCCAGCGTGAAGGTGTGCAACCAGGGCACGACCACCCCCAGTGGTGGCTCCCATCCCTCCTACGGCACTCCGCGGGTGGAGCTGTTCCTGTCGATGGACACCGAGCTGACGCTGCCGGGTCCGTACTCGCCCTACCCGAGTGGCTCGAACGACGACCAGCGGTCCATCGGCTGGGTGGACCTGGACCAGCCCATGTACCCGGGCCAGTGCGTGACGCAGAGCATTCAAGCCTCGGCCTGGCTGCCGCAAGCGGCGCGGGGAGAGGGCACGTACTACCTGGCGGCCGCCGTCGACACGAACCAGGCCGCGCCGGAACTGCGCGAGGACAACAACGTCCGAGTGAGCGGCCCGGTGGGAGTGGGCGACCGGCCGGACCTCGTGGTGACCGGAGTGAGCGCGCCGGCCAACCTCGAACCGGGCCAGGACTTCACGGCCTCGGTGGAGGTGTGCAACCAGGGCACCAGCGCCACCTCCTCCTCGTCGCGCCTCGACCTGTTCCTGTCGATGGACACCGAGCTGACCTTGCCGGACCCGGCCTTCCCCTCCCCGGGCACGCCCATGGACCAGGCCACCGCCGGGTTCGTGGAGCTCAACCCGCCCCTGGCTCCCGGGCAGTGCGTGACGAAGAGCGTACCGGCCACCGCCACGCGGCCACCGGACGCCCAGGGAGATGGCGCGTTCCACCTGATCGCCGCCATCGACACGACCCGGACCGAGCAGGAGCTGCGCGAGGACAACAACCTCCACGTGGGCGGCCTGGTGGGCGTGGGTAACCGGCCGGACCTCGTGGTGACCGGAGTGGACGCGCCGGCCAATCTCGAGCCCGGGCAGTCCTTCACGGCCCTGGTGGAGGTGTGCAACCAGGGCACCGCGCCCATCGACGGCGGCTCCTACTTCGGGCCTCGGGTGGAGCTGTTCTTGTCGATGGACACCGAGCTGACGCTGCGGGACCCGTTCATGCCCTCTCCGGGTACGCCCATGGACCAGGCCTCCCTCGGGTACGTGGAGCTGAACCAGTCCCTGTATCCGGGGCAGTGCGTGACGGAGAGCGTGGAGGCCTTCGCCTCGCTGCCGCCCGCGGCGGAGGGAGACGGCGTGTACTACCTGGTGGCCGCCGTCGACTCGTACCAGCACCAGCAGGAGCTGCGGGAGGACAACAACGTCCACGTGGGCGGGCTGATCCACGTGGGCGCCTTGCCCGCACCTTGA
- the treZ gene encoding malto-oligosyltrehalose trehalohydrolase — protein MGSQSFQLTLGARLLENGRTHFRVWAPRRRRVDVCVHEPGGLRYLPLEQTGGGYYEGTLAVPPGSLYKYRLDGGEAFPDPCSRFQPEGPHGPSQVVDPTRYAWKDEGWPGITVKGQVLYELHVGTFTPEGTYEAAARKLPLLKELGVTTLELMPLHTCPGRFNWGYDGAQLYAPHPAYGSPDALRRLVDEAHRLGLGIILDVVYNHLGPDGNYLSQYSEGYFNKKYPNEWGDPTNFDDGEAAGPSRDFFIQNACYWVSEYHFDGLRVDATQSLYDASPRNIVGELVERVREAAGKRRLLIIGENEPQDVKLVKPPTEGGYGVDALWVDDFHHSAKVAATGRSEAYLQDYCGTAQELLSCVLRNSLYQGQYYQWQKKPRGTPLLRTEAKHVVFYLQNHDQLANALKGERLHQQVGPARARALTTFLLLLPQTPMLFMGQEFFASSPFLYFVDHPAELQELVRKGRNDFLSQFPSARHALEEEGYRVPFGEEAFRLSKLDWSEREKNAWALALHQDLLKLRREDPVFAAQDRRNLAGAVLSPHALVLRYFGSGQEGDRLVLLNLGAELEVAPCPEPLLAPPPGNKWRLLLTSEQVRYGGMGSPSFADETRMRVPGQTSLVLASEETKT, from the coding sequence TTGGGGTCCCAAAGCTTCCAACTCACCCTCGGTGCACGCCTGCTCGAGAACGGCCGCACGCATTTCCGGGTCTGGGCACCCCGGCGCCGGCGGGTGGACGTCTGTGTCCACGAGCCAGGTGGTCTGCGCTACCTGCCGCTCGAGCAGACGGGAGGCGGCTATTACGAAGGCACGCTCGCCGTCCCGCCAGGCAGCCTCTACAAGTACCGGCTGGACGGTGGCGAGGCCTTCCCGGACCCCTGCTCCCGCTTCCAGCCCGAGGGCCCGCATGGCCCCTCGCAGGTGGTGGATCCCACCCGCTATGCCTGGAAGGACGAGGGGTGGCCAGGCATCACCGTGAAGGGCCAGGTCCTCTACGAGCTGCACGTGGGCACCTTCACGCCCGAGGGCACCTACGAGGCGGCGGCCCGGAAGCTGCCGCTGCTCAAGGAGCTGGGCGTCACCACGCTGGAGCTGATGCCGCTGCACACCTGCCCCGGCCGCTTCAACTGGGGCTATGACGGCGCGCAGCTCTACGCGCCCCACCCGGCCTACGGGAGCCCGGACGCGCTGCGGCGCCTGGTGGACGAGGCCCACCGTCTGGGGCTCGGTATCATCCTGGACGTCGTCTACAACCACCTCGGGCCGGACGGGAACTACCTGTCCCAGTACTCCGAGGGCTACTTCAACAAGAAGTACCCCAACGAGTGGGGAGACCCGACCAACTTCGATGACGGAGAGGCGGCCGGCCCGTCGCGCGACTTCTTCATCCAGAACGCCTGTTATTGGGTGTCCGAGTACCACTTCGACGGGCTGCGCGTGGACGCCACGCAGAGCCTGTACGACGCCTCGCCGCGGAACATCGTCGGGGAGCTCGTCGAGCGGGTGCGCGAGGCGGCGGGGAAGCGGCGCCTCCTCATCATCGGCGAGAACGAGCCCCAGGATGTGAAGCTGGTGAAGCCTCCCACCGAGGGAGGCTACGGCGTGGATGCCCTCTGGGTGGATGACTTCCACCACTCGGCGAAGGTGGCGGCGACGGGCCGCTCCGAGGCCTACCTGCAGGACTACTGCGGCACGGCCCAGGAGCTGCTGTCGTGCGTGCTGCGCAACTCCCTGTACCAGGGGCAGTACTACCAGTGGCAGAAGAAGCCCCGGGGCACGCCGCTGCTGCGCACGGAGGCGAAGCACGTCGTCTTCTACCTGCAGAACCATGATCAGCTCGCCAACGCCCTCAAGGGTGAGCGGCTGCACCAGCAGGTGGGGCCGGCGCGGGCCCGGGCGCTGACGACGTTCCTCCTGCTGCTGCCGCAGACGCCCATGCTCTTCATGGGGCAGGAGTTCTTCGCCTCCTCGCCCTTCCTCTACTTCGTGGACCACCCCGCGGAGCTGCAGGAGCTGGTGCGCAAGGGCCGCAATGACTTCCTCTCCCAGTTCCCCAGTGCCCGCCACGCGCTGGAGGAAGAGGGATACCGGGTGCCCTTCGGGGAGGAGGCCTTCCGGCTGTCCAAGCTGGACTGGTCCGAGCGCGAGAAGAACGCCTGGGCCCTGGCGCTGCACCAGGATCTGCTGAAGCTGCGGCGGGAGGATCCGGTGTTCGCGGCGCAGGACCGGAGGAACCTCGCGGGGGCGGTGCTGTCGCCGCACGCGCTGGTGCTGCGCTATTTCGGGAGCGGGCAGGAGGGCGACCGCCTGGTGCTGCTGAACCTGGGGGCGGAGCTGGAGGTGGCTCCGTGCCCCGAGCCGCTGCTGGCGCCACCTCCGGGAAATAAGTGGAGGCTCCTGCTGACTTCTGAGCAGGTCCGCTACGGCGGAATGGGAAGCCCCTCCTTCGCGGACGAGACGCGCATGAGGGTGCCTGGACAGACATCGCTCGTGCTCGCGAGCGAGGAGACGAAGACGTGA
- a CDS encoding amylo-alpha-1,6-glucosidase, translating to MTPGTDCPSLPRLAFEWPTGADFSDVITREWLVSNGRGGYASSTVARCNTRRYHGLFIPGLEKRGRTVMLARLGEQAMVGGRAYRLDAEERVDGTQVSEGATLLRGFHLDGLVPHWVYQVGEARFQRKLALVHGENTLVILWEHVSGPEVTLRLRPFPALRMHDDKLHHALLEPVMHLKGSRVELRATDDAPPMRMRIYSPCPAPFVSLGETSAPQFYRVEKARGYDYQETLASPGYFECTLRPGEHLAMGVTTEDWAVLERDPVETLSLEYERERRLLVRVPEEARSGVPARLVLAADQFIIDPMRPADDAWARAVGQDARSVIAGYHWFTDWGRDTMISLEGLTLCTGRPRTAAAILRTFQHYVRDGLLPNLFPEGGHEGLYHTADATMWFFHAVDRYLEHTKDEELLRDFYPTMAGIIEHHQKGTRHNIRVDPADGLLSQGQEGYQLTWMDAKVDGWVVTPRRGKPVEINALWFNALRLMVEWSERLGKDARPYAAAAEKAYGSFNRRFWNAANACLFDVVDGEGGKDDPAVRPNQVFAISLKYPVLRRDKWEPVLQKVREELLTPVGLRSLAPGHVDYKPKYDGDLRARDAAYHQGTVWGWLIGHYVDATLKVNTDKTAARALLKGLEEHLEHSGVGQISEIFDATEPYRPRGCIAQAWSVAEALRVFLKTGVH from the coding sequence GTGACCCCTGGAACGGACTGCCCCTCTCTGCCCCGGCTCGCCTTCGAGTGGCCCACGGGCGCGGACTTCTCGGACGTCATCACCCGCGAGTGGCTCGTGAGCAACGGGCGAGGCGGGTATGCCTCGAGCACGGTGGCGCGGTGCAACACGCGGCGCTACCACGGGCTGTTCATTCCCGGCCTGGAGAAGCGTGGCCGGACGGTGATGCTGGCGCGGCTGGGCGAGCAGGCCATGGTGGGAGGCCGCGCCTACCGGCTGGACGCGGAGGAGCGCGTGGACGGGACGCAGGTGTCCGAGGGCGCCACGCTGCTGCGCGGCTTCCACCTGGACGGCCTGGTGCCGCACTGGGTCTACCAGGTGGGCGAGGCGCGCTTCCAACGCAAGCTGGCGCTGGTGCATGGGGAGAACACGCTCGTCATCCTGTGGGAGCACGTGTCGGGTCCGGAGGTGACGCTGCGGCTGCGCCCCTTCCCGGCCCTGCGCATGCACGACGACAAGCTGCACCACGCGTTGCTCGAGCCCGTCATGCACCTGAAGGGCTCGCGCGTGGAGCTGCGGGCCACGGACGACGCGCCGCCCATGCGGATGCGCATCTACTCGCCCTGCCCGGCGCCGTTCGTGAGTCTGGGCGAGACGAGCGCGCCGCAGTTCTACCGGGTGGAGAAGGCGCGCGGGTACGACTACCAGGAGACGCTGGCGAGCCCGGGCTACTTCGAGTGCACCCTGCGGCCGGGCGAGCACCTGGCGATGGGCGTCACCACGGAGGACTGGGCCGTGCTGGAGCGGGATCCGGTGGAGACGCTGTCGCTGGAGTACGAACGCGAGCGGCGGCTGCTGGTGCGGGTACCGGAGGAGGCGCGCTCGGGCGTGCCGGCGCGGCTGGTGCTGGCGGCGGACCAGTTCATCATCGACCCGATGCGCCCCGCGGACGACGCCTGGGCGCGCGCGGTGGGCCAGGACGCGCGCTCGGTGATCGCCGGCTACCACTGGTTCACCGACTGGGGCCGGGACACGATGATCTCCCTGGAGGGGCTGACGTTGTGCACGGGCCGGCCCCGTACGGCGGCGGCCATCCTGCGCACCTTCCAGCACTACGTGCGTGACGGCCTGCTGCCCAACCTCTTCCCCGAGGGCGGACACGAGGGCCTGTACCACACGGCGGATGCGACCATGTGGTTCTTCCACGCGGTGGACCGCTACCTCGAGCATACGAAGGACGAGGAGCTGCTGCGGGACTTCTACCCGACGATGGCGGGCATCATCGAGCACCACCAGAAGGGCACGCGGCACAACATCCGCGTGGATCCAGCGGATGGCCTGCTGAGCCAGGGGCAGGAGGGCTACCAGCTCACGTGGATGGACGCGAAGGTGGACGGCTGGGTGGTGACGCCGCGGCGCGGAAAGCCGGTGGAGATCAACGCGCTGTGGTTCAACGCGCTGCGGTTGATGGTGGAGTGGTCCGAGCGGCTGGGCAAGGACGCGAGGCCCTACGCGGCGGCGGCGGAGAAGGCCTACGGGAGCTTCAACCGGCGCTTCTGGAACGCCGCGAACGCATGCCTGTTCGACGTGGTGGATGGGGAGGGCGGGAAGGATGATCCGGCGGTGCGGCCCAACCAGGTGTTCGCCATCTCGCTGAAGTACCCGGTGTTGAGGCGGGACAAGTGGGAGCCGGTGCTGCAGAAGGTCCGCGAGGAGCTGCTGACGCCGGTGGGCCTGCGGAGCCTGGCGCCGGGGCATGTGGACTACAAGCCCAAGTACGACGGAGACCTGCGGGCGCGCGACGCGGCCTATCACCAGGGCACGGTGTGGGGCTGGCTGATCGGCCACTACGTGGACGCGACGCTGAAGGTGAACACGGACAAGACGGCGGCGAGGGCCCTGCTCAAGGGACTCGAAGAGCACCTGGAGCACTCGGGCGTGGGGCAGATCAGCGAGATCTTCGACGCCACGGAGCCGTACCGGCCGCGCGGGTGCATCGCCCAGGCGTGGAGCGTGGCGGAGGCGCTCCGCGTCTTCCTGAAGACCGGCGTGCACTGA